A DNA window from Bos javanicus breed banteng chromosome 10, ARS-OSU_banteng_1.0, whole genome shotgun sequence contains the following coding sequences:
- the LOC133255951 gene encoding U3 small nucleolar RNA-associated protein 6 homolog — MAEVIQERVEDRLPELQQLERTGLFSHAEIKAIIRKALELDYRIQRRSLLKDDFIRYVQYEINLLDLIEKRRARVGYTFKKDEIEDPIIHRIQSVFRRASIKWKDDVRRWLSFIAFCRKWASNVHLGKIFSSLLAFHSNKPGLWILAAKWELEDRFSSESARQLFLRALRFHPRCPKLYEEYFRMELMHAEKLRKEKQEFEKANMDVGNLEHAEEILTGELARIIYKNSTSVIKSAKFRVSLLSVARLFNFAKDLQREIYNDLKALHADDPVTWDYVARQELVIESQPVEELPTTKQAKAKEVGCREERSCAVYEEAVKTVPTEAMWKCYMNFCMERFTKKTSSRLLRKKSLERTMVAFWKAHELKLLPELQYRQLSKLLLHHQLLKESLEVADAGVKLFKKSVEMWQVKLEALITSESHEMFKGFEQAFEYLKPQICLPLWLTWAQWSEDAGKQEETEAIYKRDIFGLPGADSVPVKEMYLNWAYRSGGYKKARDVFKSLQENRPFSVDFFRKMIQFEKEQESCKMENLREYYERALREFGTNDSDLWMDYIKEELNHPLGRPENWGQIYWRAMKMLQGESVEQFMAKHALYQAGRFVKRGRAQSPL; from the coding sequence ATGGCGGAAGTAATTCAGGAACGTGTAGAGGATCGACTTCCCGAATTACAACAGCTGGAGCGCACTGGACTCTTCAGTCACGCGGAGATTAAGGCAATCATTAGGAAGGCTTTAGAACTAGACTACAGAATACAGCGAAGAAGTCTTTTAAAGGATGACTTTATCAGATATGTTCAGTATGAAATTAATCTTTTGGATCTGATCGAGAAAAGGAGAGCTCGCGTTGGATATACATTTAAGAAGGATGAGATTGAGGATCCTATAATACATCGGATACAGAGTGTCTTCCGACGTGCATCAATTAAGTGGAAAGATGATGTTCGACGTTGGCTGTCTTTTATAGCCTTTTGTAGGAAGTGGGCTTCCAACGTTCACCTTGGCAAGATATTTTCTTCCTTGTTGGCCTTTCATTCAAACAAGCCAGGTTTGTGGATTTTGGCGGCCAAATGGGAACTGGAAGACCGCTTTTCTTCAGAAAGTGCAAGACAGTTATTTCTTCGGGCTCTGCGCTTTCACCCACGTTGCCCGAAACTTTATGAAGAATACTTTAGGATGGAGCTGATGCATGCTGAAAAATTGAGGAAGGAAAAGCAAGAGTTTGAAAAAGCCAACATGGATGTGGGGAATCTCGAGCATGCTGAAGAAATCCTTACGGGCGAGTTGGCACGGATCATCTATAAGAATTCTACAAGTGTAATTAAAAGTGCAAAATTTCGTGTGTCACTGCTTTCAGTGGCACGGCTGTTCAACTTTGCCAAAGATCTGCAAAGAGAAATTTACAATGACCTTAAGGCTCTGCACGCAGATGACCCTGTCACTTGGGACTATGTGGCCCGGCAAGAATTAGTGATTGAATCACAGCCAGTAGAAGAGCTGCCTACAACCAAACAAGCCAAAGCGAAGGAGGTGGGCTGCCGGGAGGAGAGGAGCTGTGCTGTGTACGAGGAAGCGGTAAAAACTGTGCCCACAGAGGCTATGTGGAAATGTTACATGAACTTCTGCATGGAGAGGTTTACTAAGAAGACAAGCAGTCGCCTCCTCAGAAAGAAGAGTCTGGAAAGAACCATGGTTGCATTCTGGAAGGCACATGAGCTCAAACTTTTACCAGAACTCCAGTACAGGCAGTTGAGCAAGTTGTTGCTGCATCACCAGTTGTTAAAGGAATCCCTGGAGGTGGCAGACGCTGGGGTGAAATTGTTCAAAAAATCAGTGGAGATGTGGCAGGTGAAGCTGGAGGCCCTGATTACGTCAGAGAGCCACGAGATGTTCAAGGGTTTTGAGCAAGCCTTTGAGTACCTGAAACCTCAGATTTGCCTTCCATTGTGGCTTACTTGGGCCCAGTGGAGTGAAGATGCTGGAAAgcaagaagaaactgaagcaatCTATAAGAGAGATATCTTTGGTCTCCCAGGAGCTGACTCAGTCCCTGTGAAGGAAATGTATCTGAATTGGGCTTATCGAAGTGGTGGTTACAAAAAGGCCAGAGATGTGTTTAAAAGTTTACAGGAAAACCGTccattttcagttgattttttcAGGAAGATGATCCAGTTTGAGAAGGAGCAAGAATCCTGTAAGATGGAGAACTTAAGAGAGTATTATGAAAGGGCTTTGAGAGAATTTGGAACTAATGATTCTGATCTCTGGATGGATTACATCAAAGAAGAATTGAACCACCCGCTTGGTAGACCTGAGAACTGGGGACAGATCTATTGGCGAGCCATGAAAATGTTGCAGGGAGAGTCAGTAGAGCAGTTTATGGCTAAACATGCTTTGTATCAAGCCGGCCGTTTTGTGAAAAGAGGAAGAGCACAGTCACCTTTGTGA
- the LOC133255953 gene encoding ribonuclease 7-like produces MAPARAGFCPLLLLLLLGLWVAEDAVSARPGNMTPAQWFETQHVQPSPQGCSAAMHKINKFSKCCKDLKTFLHESFSSVTTSCQMSNIACKNGRNNCHQSQMPVSLIECKLTSEKYPDCKYNEEERNASYIVACEPPEKKYSKKFKLVPVHLDEVLNISIFPWPWVLP; encoded by the coding sequence ATGGCGCCAGCCAGAGCAGGATtctgccctctgctgctgctcctgctgttgGGGCTGTGGGTGGCCGAGGACGCAGTCAGTGCCAGGCCTGGGAACATGACCCCAGCTCAGTGGTTTGAAACTCAGCACGTGCAGCCCAGTCCTCAAGGCTGCAGTGCCGCGATGCACAAAATCAACAAGTTCTCCAAATGCTGCAAAGACCTCAAAACCTTCCTGCATGAGTCCTTCTCCAGTGTGACCACCAGTTGTCAGATGTCCAACATAGCCTGCAAGAATGGCCGTAATAACTGCCACCAGAGCCAGATGCCCGTATCCCTGATTGAGTGTAAGCTCACCTCAGAGAAATACCCAGACTGCAAGTACAATGAGGAGGAAAGGAATGCTTCTTATATTGTGGCCTGTGAGCCTCCTGAGAAAAAGTACTCTAAGAAATTCAAGCTGGTTCCTGTCCATCTGGACGAGGTCCTTAATATTTCTATCTTTCCTTGGCCTTGGGTCCTGCCGTAA